The Vidua macroura isolate BioBank_ID:100142 chromosome 2, ASM2450914v1, whole genome shotgun sequence DNA window TAAGACAAGGCTGGctttacaaaaatgaaaactttcatATGAGACTTTTCCTGAGAACCTTCTAGCCcagctgttttcagtttttcctaAGAAGTAAGCAGCCTAGGTTAGGGAACACAGAGTCGTGCAAATTGACACAGGCCCAGCTTTGTGCACCtgagagcagcctggtctagatGCTTTTAGAAATCTGCAGAATACTGACTGCTCTCTGTAGGAGGCTAATGCATTATCACTTACAGCTGCAAACTAGGAAAGCATAAAATAACCTGACTTTGCACACAAAGTTGTCCACTCAAAGTTCTTGTCCACTCAAAGAATGAAACAGTTGGCTTGACTAACATTGAAAAGGAATGAGGTTGATACTCAATATACTGCAGTCTccctaagatttttttttttttttgacacattTTAAAGCTCAGTTCCCTTTATAGGATGACAAAATGGCTGAGGTTGGAAGTGGTCCAGCCTCACTCTGGTCCAACTCCCCTCCCCTTCTCACTTAGGGTGAGTTGCCCAGAACTGTGTCTGGGTGGCTCTGGAATATCTGAGCACAGAGACTCCATGACAtccctggacaacctgtgccagtgctcagacaccctcacagtaaaaaagtgtttcctgatgttcagatagaactttgtgtttcagtttgtgccttTTGAttcctgtgccagtgctcagacaccctcacagtaaaaaagagtttcctgatgttcagataGAACTTcgtgtttcagtttgtgccttTTGCATCCTGTGCTGTCACTGGGCACTACTTAGGCAGTCCTGGCTCTGTCCTGTTTGCACTTTCCCTCCAGGTGCTCCTCTGCACTGATGAGGTCCCTCCCTgattcttctcttctccaggccaaGCAGTCACACatctttcagcctttccttgtggGAGAGGTGTTTCAGGCCCTTTAAAATCACAGTGACCCTTTGCTgaactctctccagcagctccatatctgtcctgtcctggggagcccagaactaGACATGGTGCTCAAGTACAATTCTTGTTCTACTTAAGTTTGACAATCCAGACAAGTTTACTTGGTTTTTATGTAAATGTTGCAGCTGCACTGAAAATAGGtctcagaagagaaaataattaaggaGGCCAGAGTTTATTCTTAATAGTCCTGAAACAATGCATGGAATGCTTCTCTTTAAACACAGTGATAATATTTTCTTGGGAAAGTGCCAAGAACATTTCAAAATCAATTTCTGTTCACATTCATTTACAGCTCTTGCACTTATTGCACCGTCTGTCTTCATTTCACTGCTCTGTACTACCCTGATGGGATGCATAGAGCTCTGCTAAACTGTGCTAAAGATCCATCTGTAGAAGTTTATGCTATTTTGCTTGTTAAGCATCCAAGAGGGAGGTAACAGAAATATTACAGGTACTGTactttgatttggttttttttagtagGAGCAAGTTCTATGGGTATTTTCAagttataaattaatataatgtGAAGTGTTTTTATTGGAATTGGTACAAAAATTTTCGCTTTGTTTAAGTGTGTAAGCTATGATCAaggaaatatttacatataGGATTTATCTTGTATGTGTGAATAATCCCTCACTATTGTCAGTATTTTTCACAACATCATGGTCTAAGTCTGTTTCAGAACACTGatatgcatttttgttttcctacgGTTTGGTTTTCAAAcagctttcttaaaaaaatagagGCAGaggatatataaaaataatttacagctCCATGAATTATGCAGGGCAACATTCTAGTTGGTAAGGCAAAATGTTCAGGTACTGAGATATAAATTTGGTTGGGATATTAAAAAATTAGGCTCTGATTCAGTAAACCATATGGGTCAGAATTATTGCTTACATATAAAACCTCATGCTTGAATGGATCAGACCAATACTGTTCTGGAGCAAGATTCCCCTCTTTCAGCTTTCTCTAAGTTGAGATTCCTCTGAAGTAAGCAGAATTAAGACTGTTTAAAGGGCATTTTAAGCCATTTAAGGCTTCACAAAGTGATAGTAGTGAGTGGCTGAAAAAACCCACTGTATTTCCCATAAAAACATGGCTATTATAACTTCTCTGTGTAAGGCAGATGATTCAAATTCTTTAATGATGAAAAAGGCAATGTAGATAAAGTAAATTATATGTATGTAATATTTATACAGAAACTTACCTTTATACATATAGGTAGATATGTATGTATAAGCtcaaatttgaaaacaaaacttgtGGTGAGtctgaaaagaattttaaagtgGAGCCCTTCCTTTCTCTAATTATTACTTTAATTATTGCAcctcattaaaaacaaatgaatcCAGTTATGCATACTTATTGACTTGGTTTACTTGGCATACTTATTTGCTTGGTTTACTTGCAGGTTTCCACCGTGCTGTTTGTAAAGCCAGCCTTTTCCATGCCACAGTGTTGTTTTCATCATTTGTGCAAAGAAGAGGCTCAAAAGTACTTTTTAGCACCACAACTAGTTCAGAAGGGTTTGTCTGCATTTGCTGCCTTCTCTTGCTGCTCTGTTCCCCTGTGTCAGAGCCAAATTATGAAGCAAAGCCATCAGCTCTTCGAGTCAGGCACTGATACACAGTTGGATGAGAAGCCTCTCCTTCCGAAGGGCTGCTGGGCTCGGTCAATAGTCACTGCAGTAAAAGCTTTGTGCTTGGAGTGCAGCTGCTgatgctggcagggctggactGGCCGCCTCTCTGGATGCCCCACATTTGGGTGTTTGTTATTCACTGCACAGTGACTTTCACAGATGTCAGTGTTTGTTACCTGCTGGGGAGAAATTAAACCTCTGCATGTTGGCCGGTGTACAAACTGTTCCCTCTCTTTATGTCACTTCCCTTCCAGCCCACGCTGGCTCTGAGGCTCCAAGGCCCAGTTGGGGTGCTCAGTCACATGTTCCCATATCCACTCTTGGGTTTAGGCATTGTTGTGCTCAGGAGATGGAGTTAGCTTTCAAATACTTCTTCTGATTAGAAAAACCCCGTCTCAGCAGGCGATCAGCCTGATGTTTTCAGTGACTCCCATTTGCATTAAGGTCCTGAACTCCTGTTTACATCAAGGTCCTGTTCTTGCATAATGTTTCCTGGAGCTGTGTCTGGATCAGCCTTGACTGTCACTCCGGTTGCTTTTCATTGCTTGGGTAGttaaaaaagatggaaaaactAGTATGTCTGACCTCATTATACACAGGAATTTTCCACTGGCATTCTCCCTGCCATTGCCATGGAGAAATAGTGAGAGAAGACATTTTCCAAGCACTTTATGGCCCAGCGATGACCTCTTCCTAAAATAGCACCTAAGTAGCTTCTAGAACAAGGTAATGAGCCTCCTACTCTTCCAGCCCCATATCCCTGGCACACACATCCTGGAGATCGTGGACACTCCTCGGTGGCAGGCTGGAAgtgggctgggaaaggagctcTGTGGAACTCGAGCAACATTTTGCTGCTGACATTGTATGTCCTTGGATCCCTGTTCTTCACCCTGTGGCCCACAGACGTGACTGTTAAACATGTGAGGTTGGGACAGATGATTACATGTGGCTGTAATGTTATTCGTTATTTCTTTGTAGGTACCATTTTAATCCTTGGCTGAAAATTAAGGTTTCTGAAAATCCATCTCTGGATTAAAGGTGACTTGCCAGGTGAAATTTATTCCATCACCAAAACCTCTCCCTGCCTTGCGTTTTTAAAAGTTTACCCTCTTTGGTGCTTGCCTTGCAGGCCCAGAAAGCTCAGGTTTTTCTTCTCCCAAAAAGTTCCAAGCAGAGGATGAGCAGGTGCTCTGATCACAGGGCAGAAGGGGTGGGACAGGAGCCAGGAAATTGTGCTGTGAAGTACCACTGCCTCAATTAgtttattttctcctcccttccgTCCTGTAGGGTGGAAGAATAAGGgttggcagctggagcagctggcagtTTCTGGGGTAGGTTGCATctagaaaaaaggaagacatgGTAAAGCATGGCAGACAAAAGACATGTAGCCACGGGCAGGAACAATGTGACATGAGCCAAGTGTATCTGTGTCACACCCAGTGTGTGACATTTGACAGGTCTTTCACATCAGAGGCACAAGGATCGTGTGTGGTTTTGGAGCCTATCCCTTAGGGCAGCATAAGCAGGATTAAAGACTTAAAATTGagcccttaaaaaaaaaaaatcaaaatatgctTCCCTCTTCCAGCACTCTCTCCTCTGTGTAAGTTGGGGTTTTATGATTTTAGGAATTAGTAATATCCCTTTTGGCACGTGATGTAACTGAGATAAGAATTCATAAATGCATTTGGAACAAACAAGTCTGTGTTATTGAAAATGAGATCAGTTACGTGATTAAAATGAATGCAATCAAATTTGAAACTCGAGGCACTGCAGCTAAGCAAACATATCTCTAATCAGCAAATTATGTCCTTCTAAGGAACATCATAATTTCAAAATGGAGAAACTACATTAAAAGTGTCTTCTTTAGCGAAGGAATGATGATGCAGCGATATTTGCGCAGTCATCGAAAGCGCCTGTCAAAGGGAACTGGCGGGATTTCCCCGATCCAGCGGCGCACGGCGCGCCGCAGGCTCCGGTACAAGGGCGACCTCTCGCGGTCAGGCCCCGCCATGGCCGGCCGGCGCCCGCCCTGCGGTTCCTCAAGGAACCTGGAAAATCCTCGGGAAAAACCTGGGGAAAGCCCGGCTGCTCCCTCGGCAATTGAGTATTGGAGTATTTCTACTATTGGCCTAAGGGACGTAGAGAACTGAGGAAGGGAAGAGGCAagggaacagggaaagaaaaagcaataaagagggaaaaaaagatgatttATATATTACATTTTATGCTTCTCTTTGACATTTGCACACACAAGCAGTTTCTTATACATTTTACAAgttcacagaatcaaagaatcgttagggttgggagggacctctgGAAATCACCCACTCCAATCCTCCTGCCCAAAGCTttgtcacctgcagcaggtgaCACGGGAACgcatccaggtgggttttgaatgtctcctgagagggagactccatgaCCATCTCgggcagcctgtttcagtgcccTGCCAGCTTTGACATAAACTTCTTCCTCTGTTGAGATAGAACTcattgtgttttagtttgtggcCATTGCTCCTCATTTTGTCCCTGGGCCACTCCTCCTGgattcttcctcctcctcctcctcctcctcctcctcactgtCCCTCGCAgttctttcctccctcccttctcccccttgcagcattttccctcttctcccaggcctctcctgcagctccaccacTGCCAGGCTTGGACACCAGGGCCAAagacagctctgcctgtgccaagAGTGACTCTCAGCGGCCTGGGGGACACAGGCAGTGCTCCCACTTTGGAAGGGGAgtgcaggaagaaaagcaggaggtCTGTGTGCATAGGGCTGTCACCCAGCACCCATCAAACTGTGTCCAGAGGTGGCTGAGGCTTCAGCTGTGGGTCAAGATCTGATGATCAGAAATAGATGACACAATGGCCTCTGCAGGCCTTTGGGTATTCCAATTTAAGGAACAGCTGTCCTGTAAAGAACAGCTTGAGGAAAAGACCCTATGATGGAACTGCTGATTTCAGTAGAATCTTTTGAAGCAAGTTCAGAGGTATTCCAAGGCATGGGAAAGGATGCTGGGAGGAGGAAACAGCAAGAACcccaggagaagagaagacagGGAGGTGCCAAGTGTCTAAGCACAAGTGTAACCACTGCAAACGTCCATGGGAGCAAACTTCATGTCTTTGTTACAGAGGGGAAATGGAGCCATCCCCCAACACAGTCTTGCCCAGTCCCTCACAGACATGGGATTTCTCAAAGCAAATCAACAATTTTATTAACAGATGGACAAGGGTGAAATCACTTCTCCATCTTCTGGCAGGGGGAGCATCACAACTGGGACCATTTGCCGAGGCTGTGGAAGAAGCAGGGACTTGGACTCTGCCCCCTCaggtgggagaggaggaagcacattctgtggctgctgctttccatgGCTGCAGTGGTATCAGCAGATTTTGCCCAGTGTCCAGCTCTGGTGGAAAAAGTGCACAATGGCTGGTCTCAGGGTGGTCGATGATGTTGTCCTTGCAGGTGCTCAGGACTTCGTAGGCGCTGCCAGCTCCCATGGCTGGGTGCAGCTGTCAGAACATTGTttgtgggaaggaaaaggcaaaagcagTGGAGGTCCCTACCTTATCCAAGGGCTTGTCCTCCTCCATCTGTTCTTGGGCACTGCAGGTGGTTTTCTCCTGGCTGCCACTGCCAGAACCTGCTCTCTTCTGAATGGGCAGCCAGTAGATCCCAAAGAGCATGAGGATAATTTCGGCACAATTCCAGAACCACCACTGCTGGCAGACTGAGCAGAGCACTCTTTCCTGGGTGggtctgctctgctcctgcatccTCTGCTCCATCTTCTCCAGCTTGGCcatctcctggctgtgctgctcctcgTGCTGCTTCAGGAGCTCTTCCGTGACCTTCAGTGCTGGGAGATCCACGCTCAGTGCATATTGGAAGATGCCTGCCACCATCAGGACTTCGGTGATGCTTTCAGCCATGgcctggaggaagaggaggaggagggagagaaggagctCAACAGGGCTGGGTGATGGAGATTTGGTGGCTGGGGCAGTGGGGGCAGGAGATGGAGAACGCAGGCATGGGTGGGAAAGGGAGTGCAGGAGCCTGGAGGCAAATAGAAGGTTGGGGAATTCCTTGGGGATGGAGACACGTCCCCCTGTGGGGATAGGCACTGGCTGTTTCTGGCAGCCCTGTGCCCCTTTGCACCTGCCCTTCCCAAAACTATCTCCACAGCCCCTGCACCTTTTCCCCAGCCTTAAAAGTTTCCCTGGGTGCTGGTGCTTCTTGTCTGCCCCTCAATCCAGCCtttcccctgcctgccccactcCCTGCTGCCTCAAGCAGTGACACTGCCACATGGGGTATCTAGGGATGTGTCCCCCTCCTCTCATGTCAGAGACACTGGAGCCCCACAGGAAAACCCTGCCCAGCCAGCTGGAGCTTTGGATGGAACTCACATGCAGCCAGAGACTTTATTACATTTGGAAGAAGGGGCAGCCACTCAGGAGCACTGCACAGCTGTGGTGGGGCTGTGcaggaagaaaaccagaagGGCCAAAGCCCAAACAGAACTTTATCTGGTTATATGTTAACTGCCAtataagagaataaaaaatgtttctataaattCATTAGCAACAAAAGGAAGGCTCAGAAGAATCTCCATCCTTTACTGGATAGGGATGAAATATAGTGAGATAGAATGAGTGCCGCCGTGCctgccctgaagctccctggcttcgcctgcccggccgaggcacggtcagcagcaggggacactcccctgaGTCTCGAGGAGAttcggggagcggctaagacagagcgctgcGCTGTCTGTCCTGGAaggaggagaggcggcgtccgaggaggtaatgagggagtcgactcaaggccggggaaaagtctcaggtttaatgcaagctctgGGGAGCCCTGAATGCCATTGTCCCGACAGCCGAAAGTGCTCTCGTGGCTTTCGCAATCATCTTAAATACCGGTGGTATTagataatatataaatatataaatataaataatataaatagggcggtgacaagggggaagggacgcccaccacccaatggggggatttgggggagtggaaggcagagggacagacagacagacaaaccaatgggggaaggtcaagggagggacccctggccctcgtccactcacttgatgcccaaggtggaagattctgggagagtgggattgggagccgagtgatggacagggtaccagggaggggatggaaatgactgagcattttcagggacaTTGGCATTGAAGGAAAGGCGGGAAAGCTCGGGGTGGAAccactgggagaaaatggggggtgaagggaaaaccattacagaactgttacagagatataaaaacacaatacaacaaatGAGGAAGAGACCGAGATatttaatgccttctttgcctcaatCTTTAGAGTAAGGCCAGTTGTTCTACATGTACCCAGGCCCCTGAACTGGAAAACAGAGatgaggagcaggcaggaaacAGCACCTGGGCAGAGGCACCCAAGCAGGATGCAGGCACAGTTAAACTCAGCCCATGCTAGAGGATCACTGCTCTGTTCACAGATTAACCAGAGTTATTCCCAGCTGCCCAGTCACTTGAGTGATTTACAATCTTTCTCACCAGCCAAGTCATCTCCTGGTTGCACTGTTCCTCATGTTGTGTCAGAACCTTTTCCATGACCTTCACTGCCTGGGCATCTGCCCTCAGCCCGTACTGAAGGATGGCCAGCACCAGCAGGATTTTGGTGATCTTTCCAGCCATggcctggaggagcaggagggagagaagaggctCAGTGGGGTGGGGTAGCAGGGAGAGGGTGGCTGGGGCAGCGGGGCCAGGAAGCGCAGggcccagggacagggcactCGCCCCAGAGGCGGCACCGTCCCTGCCcgaggagctctgcagagcccctgcagcctctccccagccctgggtgctccCCGGGTGCTGGTGCTCCTGGCCTGGCCCTCGCTCAGCCCAGCCTTGCCCCTGCCTGCCGCCCTCACCGCTGCCTCGAGCCGCGCTGTGGTGTCTGCAATGTGCGGTGTCTGGGGACGCGTCCCCCCTGATGTCACAGACACCAGGGCTCCATGGCCacaccctgcccagccagcGGGGCCTTGGATGGAGCTCAGGTGGAACTCAGATGGAACCAGGGAGTTTATGACCTTTGGAGAAGGGGCAGCCACTCTGGAGCACTGCACAGCCTTCATGCGGTTGTGCAGAGGGAAAATCAGAATGGCCAAAGCCAGACTGGAAGTTAATTTGGCCCTAAAAGTGCCCTAAAAGATGATTCCATAAGTACATTGGTAACAAAAGGAGGGCTCAGGAGAATCTCCAGCCTTTAATGGATGGGGAGAAACACCGTGacaaaggaggagaaggaagatcTGAAGTACTTAATGTAAGGCCTGTAACTCTACCCTGATCCCCTCCCAGGACAAGATGACCCACTGAGCAGATGAGAGAGAGCTTGTGGGTCCTGATTCCCTGGAGTTTAGTAAAGCCTTAGACACCgtttcccacagcattctcctggagatggctcaTGGCCTGGATGGGTGTGCTCTTTGCTGGGTGAAACACTGGCTGTGGGGCCCGGCCCAGAGAGGGGTGGGGAATGGAGCCacatccagctggggacagacaCCAGGGatgttccccagggctcagcctgtTTTATGAGAAGCAACTGAGGGAGATGGGGGTGTTTATTCTGGAGAAATAGGGCTTGGGGCAGACCTTGTCACTCTCTACAGTTACCTATAAGGAGGCTTTAGGCAGGTGGGATGTCGTATCTTCTCCAAAGTAACAGCGACTGGACAAAATGAGATGGCCTCAGGTTGTGCTAGGGGacatttagattggatatcaggaaaattttcttcaccaaaagtGTTGTCAAGCATTAGAACACGAAGAGCCCAGGGAAGAggctgagtcaccatccctgaaggtaaataaaatacatgtagATATTtcacttagggacatggtgtAGTGCTGGCCTTGGCAGCTGGcctgggttaatggctggatCTTAGgggtttttccaacctaaacaattctctGAGTCTGTGATTTTATTGTAGCAGTCTAATGTGATAACTAGGCGCAATGCAAATCCtcatttgattttcatttgaGAGCTCCAGTCATTTTCCATATATCTTCCTAAgtcaaaaaacccccaaaccattGTGTGTCTTCTGTGTGGCTGCTGATTACTTTCAAAGTTGTTATTTCATCAACCAAAATTTGTCCAAACAAACTTCAAGTCTGTCAAATTCATCTTAAGGCTATGGTATGGTTAGGATATATTGCAAACCAAGGAAAAATGCCCACAGAAACAAATATGCTTCTGTGCACTGCTCTTCCATCATCAATTTCACCCTGCTATACTGTATTTTTGGCTTGTGTTGTCAGA harbors:
- the LOC128804237 gene encoding uncharacterized protein LOC128804237 isoform X1, with the protein product MLWETVSKALLNSRESGPTSSLSSAQWVILSWEGIRAMAGKITKILLVLAILQYGLRADAQAVKVMEKVLTQHEEQCNQEMTWLAMAESITEVLMVAGIFQYALSVDLPALKVTEELLKQHEEQHSQEMAKLEKMEQRMQEQSRPTQERVLCSVCQQWWFWNCAEIILMLFGIYWLPIQKRAGSGSGSQEKTTCSAQEQMEEDKPLDKSWTLGKIC
- the LOC128804237 gene encoding uncharacterized protein LOC128804237 isoform X2, which gives rise to MKAVQCSRVAAPSPKAMAGKITKILLVLAILQYGLRADAQAVKVMEKVLTQHEEQCNQEMTWLAMAESITEVLMVAGIFQYALSVDLPALKVTEELLKQHEEQHSQEMAKLEKMEQRMQEQSRPTQERVLCSVCQQWWFWNCAEIILMLFGIYWLPIQKRAGSGSGSQEKTTCSAQEQMEEDKPLDKSWTLGKIC
- the LOC128804237 gene encoding uncharacterized protein LOC128804237 isoform X3; protein product: MAGKITKILLVLAILQYGLRADAQAVKVMEKVLTQHEEQCNQEMTWLAMAESITEVLMVAGIFQYALSVDLPALKVTEELLKQHEEQHSQEMAKLEKMEQRMQEQSRPTQERVLCSVCQQWWFWNCAEIILMLFGIYWLPIQKRAGSGSGSQEKTTCSAQEQMEEDKPLDKSWTLGKIC